Proteins from one Ficedula albicollis isolate OC2 chromosome 3, FicAlb1.5, whole genome shotgun sequence genomic window:
- the LHCGR gene encoding lutropin-choriogonadotropic hormone receptor — MELSQAKCKVLHKHRLGREWIENSPERDWGVLVNERSFTHLPVKVIPSHAFEGLQDTFIIEISQSDSLERIEASAFDSLPILSEILILNTKNLLHIEDGAFRNLPRLKYLSICNTGIRQFPDLRQIFSLEAHFILELCDNLRMTIIPQNAFQGMNNESLTLKLYKNGFEDIHSHAFNGTKLNQLILKDNKNLRRIHNDALRGATGPDVLDISSTALESLPSYGLEAIQVLNATSSYSLKRLPPLDKFSSLLEAVLTYPSHCCAFRNLRTEKQNLLLSIFDNFSKECENTMRKPTHEMQDDSVERNTHPFGTDDESSPYSYSTIFDDSEMAGFDFEYDFCQPKVLTCTPEPDAFNPCEDILGYSFLRVLIWFINILAIAGNFTVLLVLLTSHYKLTVPRFLMCNLSFADFCMGLYLLLIAAVDAQTSGQYYNHAIDWQTGSGCSTAGFFTVFASELSVYTLTVITLERWHTITYAMQLDRKLRLRHAVPIMLAGWLFSVGIAVLPLLGVSSYMKVSICLPMDIETGLSQAYILLILVLNVIAFVVICACYIKIYVAVQNPELVAANKDTKVAKRMAILIFTDFTCMAPISFFAISAAFKVPLITVTNSKILLVLFYPVNSCANPFLYAIFTKAFRRDFFLLLSKLGCCKSRAELYRMNYFSAYNSNCKNGGTATAPSKASQAFLLLSALEKPYPAPQDKSSHKEN; from the exons ATGGAGCTCAGCcaggccaagtgcaaggtcctgcacaaacacaggctgggcagagaatggatTGAGAACAGCCCTGAGAGGGACTGGGGGGTGCTGGTGAATGAGAG atcattTACTCATCTCCCTGTAAAAGTAATCCCATCACATGCATTTGAAGGACTTCAAGATACCTTCATCAT TGAAATCTCTCAGAGCGACTCCCTGGAGAGAATAGAAGCAAGTGCCTTTGACAGCCTTCCCATCTTGTCTGAAAT ATTAATTCTGAACACAAAAAATCTGTTGCACATTGAGGACGGAGCGTTCAGAAATCTTCCAAGACTAAAATACTT GAGCATTTGTAACACTGGAATAAGACAATTTCCAGACCTGAGACAGATCTTTTCACTGGAAgctcattttatttt GGAGCTCTGTGATAACTTACGTATGACAATTATTCCACAAAATGCTTTCCAAGGGATGAACAATGAATCACTGACACT CAAGTTGTATAAAAATGGATTTGAAGACATCCACAGCCATGCCTTCAACGGGACAAAGCTGAATCAATT AATCCTGAAGGACAACAAGAACCTCAGGCGGATACACAACGATGCCCTGAGAGGGGCCACAGGGCCAGATGTCCT GGATATTTCTTCAACAGCGCTGGAGTCCCTGCCCAGTTACGGGCTTGAGGCCATCCAGGTCTTAAATGCAACATCATCTTACTCCTTAAAAAGGCTGCCACCACTGGATAAATTCAGCAGTCTTCTGGAAGCTGTCCTAACATATCCCAGCCACTGCTGTGCTTTTCGAAATCTAAGGACAGAAAA ACAGAATTTGTTGCTTTCCATTTTTGACAACTTCTCCAAGGAGTGTGAAAACACCATGAGGAAACCAACTCACGAAATGCA AGATGACTCAGTGGAGAGGAACACGCACCCCTTTGGAACAGATGATGAAAGTTCTCCCTACAGCTACTCCACCATTTTCGATGACAGCGAAATGGCCGGCTTTGACTTTGAGTACGACTTTTGCCAGCCGAAAGTCCTCACGTGCACTCCGGAACCCGACGCCTTTAATCCCTGCGAGGACATCCTGGGCTACAGCTTCCTCAGAGTGCTGATCTGGTTCATAAACATCCTCGCCATCGCTGGCAACTTCACTGTGCTCCTGGTTCTGCTGACCAGCCACTACAAGCTGACCGTCCCTCGCTTCCTCATGTGCAACCTGTCCTTCGCCGATTTCTGCATGGGGCTGTACCTGCTGCTCATCGCCGCCGTGGACGCGCAGACCAGCGGCCAGTACTACAACCACGCCATCGACTGGCAGACGGGCAGCGGCTGCAGCACGGCCGGCTTCTTCACGGTGTTCGCCAGCGAGCTGTCGGTGTACACGCTGACGGTGATCACGCTGGAGCGCTGGCACACCATCACCTACGCCATGCAGCTGGACCGCAAGCTGCGGCTGCGGCACGCCGTGCCCATCATGCTCGCGGGGTGGCTGTTCTCCGTCGGCATCGCCGTGCTGCCTCTCCTCGGGGTCAGCAGCTACATGAAGGTCAGCATCTGCCTGCCCATGGATATCGAAACGGGCCTGTCCCAAGCCTACATCCTGCTGATCTTGGTGCTGAATGTCATCGCCTTCGTCGTCATTTGTGCTTGCTACATCAAGATTTACGTCGCCGTGCAGAACCCAGAGCTGGTAGCTGCCAATAAAGACACCAAGGTCGCCAAGAGAATGGCGATTCTGATCTTCACGGATTTCACCTGCATGGCCCCCATCTCCTTTTTTGCCATATCCGCTGCCTTCAAAGTTCCTCTCATCACAGTGACCAACTCCAAGATCCTGCTGGTCTTGTTTTACCCCGTCAACTCCTGCGCTAACCCCTTTCTCTACGCCATTTTCACCAAAGCGTTTCGGAGggatttcttcctgctgctgagcaagcTTGGTTGCTGCAAGAGCCGAGCAGAGCTCTACAGGATGAACTATTTCTCTGCTTATAACTCCAACTGCAAGAACGGcggcacagccacagctcccagcaaagCCTCCCAAGCATTCCTGCTCTTGTCAGCCTTAGAGAAGCCCTATCCTGCACCACAGGACAAGTCATCTCACAAGGAAAATTAA